A stretch of the Streptomyces sp. NBC_01428 genome encodes the following:
- the hutI gene encoding imidazolonepropionase — MSSTTVITNIASLVTNDPSQGDGSPLGLIQDAAVVIEGDRVVWTGEAGEAPAADHRFDAEGRALIPGFVDSHSHLVFAGDRTQEFNARMSGRAYSAGGIRTTVAATRAASDEELERNLTRYLHEALRQGTTTMETKSGYGLTVPDEARALRIAAAHTDEVTYLGAHIVSPDLADDPAAYVALVTGEMLDACAPYARWVDVFCEKGAFDGDQARAILTAGRAKGLHPRVHANQLTHGPGVQLAVELDAASADHCTHLTDADVDALASGNTVATLLPGAEFSTRAEWPDARRLIDAGVTVALSTDCNPGSSFTSSVPFCVALAVRDMGMTPDEAVWSATAGGARALRRDDVGRLTPGAYADLTLLDAPSHVHLAYRPGVPLVSAVWRRGARAV; from the coding sequence ATGAGCAGCACGACCGTCATCACCAACATCGCCAGTCTGGTCACCAACGATCCTTCTCAAGGTGACGGATCCCCGCTCGGTCTCATCCAGGACGCGGCCGTCGTCATCGAGGGCGACCGTGTCGTGTGGACCGGGGAGGCCGGTGAAGCACCCGCCGCCGACCACCGGTTCGACGCCGAAGGCCGCGCGCTGATCCCCGGCTTCGTCGACTCCCACTCGCACCTGGTCTTCGCCGGCGACCGCACCCAGGAGTTCAACGCCCGGATGTCCGGCCGCGCCTACAGCGCCGGCGGCATCCGCACCACCGTCGCCGCCACCCGCGCCGCCTCCGACGAGGAGCTGGAGCGGAACCTCACGCGCTACCTCCACGAGGCGCTCCGCCAGGGCACCACGACCATGGAGACCAAGTCGGGCTACGGCCTGACCGTCCCCGACGAGGCCCGCGCCCTGCGCATCGCCGCCGCGCACACCGACGAGGTCACCTACCTCGGCGCGCACATCGTGTCGCCGGACCTCGCCGACGACCCGGCCGCCTATGTCGCCCTGGTGACCGGCGAGATGCTCGACGCCTGCGCCCCGTACGCCCGTTGGGTGGACGTCTTCTGCGAGAAGGGCGCTTTCGACGGCGACCAGGCGCGCGCGATCCTCACGGCGGGCCGGGCGAAGGGCCTGCACCCGCGCGTCCACGCCAACCAGCTCACCCACGGTCCCGGCGTCCAGCTCGCCGTCGAACTGGACGCGGCGAGCGCCGACCACTGCACCCATCTGACGGACGCGGACGTCGACGCCCTCGCGAGCGGCAACACCGTGGCGACGCTGCTGCCGGGCGCCGAGTTCTCGACCCGTGCCGAGTGGCCGGACGCCCGCAGGCTGATCGACGCGGGCGTCACGGTCGCCCTGTCCACGGACTGCAACCCGGGCTCGTCGTTCACCTCGTCCGTGCCGTTCTGCGTCGCCCTCGCGGTGCGCGACATGGGGATGACGCCGGACGAGGCCGTGTGGTCGGCGACGGCGGGCGGCGCGCGGGCCCTGCGCCGCGACGACGTCGGACGCCTCACGCCCGGCGCGTACGCGGACCTGACCCTGCTGGACGCCCCGAGCCACGTCCACCTCGCCTACCGTCCCGGCGTCCCGCTGGTCAGCGCCGTCTGGCGGCGGGGCGCCCGCGCGGTCTGA